In Deinococcus puniceus, one genomic interval encodes:
- a CDS encoding ABC transporter substrate-binding protein, with product MNRTKLKVSAAAVLAITASLAFAQKVESPVPIGVAVAQTSNTALLGQEQVIGARFAEKFLNARGGINGTPFKLVFQDAAGDENSAINAFQNLITKENVVGIVGPTLSQQAFAADPIADRAKVPVLGPSNTAKGVPQIGNYIARVSAPVAVVAPNAIRTALRLDPKIKKVAVLYAQNDAFSVSETGTFQETVKAQGLTVSTLQKFQTTDTDFTTQVTAVLNADVDLAIVSGLAADGGNLVKQLRQLGYKGLIIGGNGLNTSNMFPVCQKLCDGVIIAQAYSPSQPSAANQVFVKEYRAQYKKDPPQFAAQAYAGVQVFVEALRAVDRKKKIGTWDLGDLRVELNKQILAGKYNTPLGLISFDKEGEVVQKDFYVAQIKMKDAKTGSFVFLK from the coding sequence ATGAACCGAACCAAGCTCAAGGTTTCTGCCGCCGCCGTACTGGCTATTACGGCCAGCCTCGCCTTTGCACAGAAAGTAGAAAGCCCCGTGCCCATCGGGGTAGCCGTCGCGCAAACCAGCAATACGGCGCTGCTGGGCCAAGAGCAGGTCATCGGGGCCAGATTTGCCGAGAAGTTCCTGAACGCACGCGGCGGCATCAACGGTACGCCCTTCAAGCTGGTGTTTCAGGATGCGGCAGGCGATGAAAACAGCGCCATCAACGCCTTTCAGAACCTGATCACCAAGGAAAACGTGGTGGGTATCGTGGGGCCAACCCTGTCTCAGCAGGCCTTTGCCGCCGATCCGATTGCAGACCGCGCCAAGGTGCCTGTGCTGGGGCCAAGCAACACCGCCAAGGGCGTGCCGCAGATCGGCAACTACATTGCGCGCGTGTCGGCTCCGGTGGCCGTCGTGGCCCCCAACGCCATTCGCACGGCACTCCGGCTTGATCCTAAAATTAAGAAAGTGGCCGTGCTGTACGCCCAAAACGACGCTTTCTCGGTCAGCGAAACCGGAACTTTTCAGGAAACTGTGAAAGCACAGGGCCTGACGGTCAGCACGCTGCAAAAATTCCAGACCACCGACACCGATTTCACCACGCAGGTCACGGCAGTCCTGAACGCCGACGTAGACCTCGCCATCGTGTCGGGCCTCGCAGCCGACGGCGGCAACCTCGTGAAGCAGCTCCGGCAGTTGGGGTATAAGGGCCTGATCATTGGCGGCAACGGCCTGAACACCTCCAACATGTTCCCCGTGTGCCAGAAACTCTGCGACGGCGTGATCATCGCGCAGGCCTACAGCCCCTCGCAGCCGAGCGCCGCCAATCAGGTGTTCGTGAAGGAATACCGCGCCCAGTACAAGAAAGACCCCCCGCAGTTTGCCGCGCAGGCTTACGCGGGCGTGCAAGTGTTCGTGGAAGCTCTCCGCGCCGTAGACCGCAAGAAGAAGATCGGCACTTGGGACTTGGGCGACTTGCGCGTCGAATTGAACAAGCAGATTCTGGCGGGCAAATACAATACGCCGCTGGGCCTGATTTCTTTCGACAAAGAGGGCGAAGTGGTGCAAAAAGACTTCTACGTGGCCCAGATCAAGATGAAAGACGCCAAGACTGGCTCGTTTGTCTTCTTGAAATAA
- the ftsY gene encoding signal recognition particle-docking protein FtsY, translated as MSWLERLRDGLSKTRKQINDTAGFLGNDVRDVFTSRLDSIEDLEYALIAADVGRAATEEILEDIKRSEKTNLQEALMEALTLQLEPDARRAEFRKLGFAPDARRGRVDPKGHVIMVIGVNGVGKTTTIAKLGQYYMTRGKSVMFAAGDTFRAAAGTQLGVWGERLGIPVIQGADGSDPAAVAFDGAAARTARGTDLLFVDTAGRLHNKHNLMEELKKVRRVIEKADPGEPSEVWLVLDAVTGQNGLQQAKKFHESTPLTGVIVTKLDGTSKGGILIPIVRELDVPIKFIGVGEQAGDLQPFDSQEFVRALFDIDIPKS; from the coding sequence ATGAGTTGGCTGGAACGTCTGCGCGACGGCCTCAGCAAAACGCGCAAGCAGATCAACGATACCGCCGGATTCCTCGGCAACGATGTGCGCGATGTGTTCACCAGCCGTCTGGATTCCATCGAAGACCTTGAATATGCCCTGATTGCCGCCGATGTGGGCCGCGCCGCCACCGAAGAAATTCTGGAAGACATCAAGCGCAGCGAGAAGACCAATTTGCAGGAAGCGCTGATGGAAGCCCTGACCCTGCAACTGGAACCCGATGCCCGCCGCGCCGAATTCCGCAAATTGGGTTTTGCGCCCGATGCCCGCCGGGGCCGAGTTGACCCCAAAGGGCACGTGATCATGGTCATCGGCGTGAACGGCGTGGGCAAAACCACCACGATTGCCAAGCTGGGGCAGTACTACATGACGCGGGGCAAAAGCGTGATGTTTGCTGCCGGGGACACCTTCCGGGCAGCGGCGGGCACGCAGTTGGGCGTGTGGGGCGAGCGCCTCGGCATCCCGGTCATTCAGGGCGCAGACGGCAGCGACCCGGCAGCCGTGGCCTTCGACGGCGCGGCGGCCCGCACAGCACGCGGCACCGATCTGCTGTTTGTAGACACGGCGGGGCGGCTGCACAACAAGCACAACCTGATGGAAGAACTGAAGAAAGTGCGCCGCGTGATCGAGAAGGCCGACCCCGGCGAACCGTCCGAAGTCTGGCTGGTGCTGGACGCCGTGACCGGGCAAAACGGGTTACAGCAGGCCAAGAAGTTCCATGAATCCACGCCGCTCACGGGCGTCATCGTGACCAAACTGGACGGCACCTCCAAGGGCGGCATTCTGATTCCCATCGTGCGCGAATTGGACGTGCCCATCAAGTTTATCGGTGTGGGCGAGCAGGCGGGCGACCTGCAACCCTTCGACAGTCAGGAATTCGTGCGTGCCCTGTTCGACATAGACATTCCCAAAAGCTGA
- a CDS encoding histidinol-phosphatase HisJ family protein: MTLALFDSHMHTPLCGHAAGTPTEYAQAALDAGLSGVCFTDHMPMPAWYDAPWRMRLDQLQEYRDSVLAAREAFAGRLEVRLGLEADYHPGTERFVEGVLEAHTWDYVIGSVHYIGAWGFDNPEFVAEYDARDLGSIYRHYYTLIEGAARTGLFDALGHLDLPKKFGHRDPDGYAALHALDVVAERGLSLDFNTAGWRKPVREAYPAPDLTRAAADRGIGFVLGSDAHRPQEVGSRFTDALKQIHDVGGRVVNYAGRVRHG; the protein is encoded by the coding sequence ATGACGCTCGCCCTCTTCGATTCGCATATGCACACGCCGCTGTGTGGGCACGCGGCAGGCACGCCCACCGAGTACGCGCAGGCGGCGCTGGACGCGGGCCTCAGCGGGGTCTGTTTTACCGATCATATGCCCATGCCCGCGTGGTACGACGCGCCTTGGCGCATGCGGCTGGATCAGTTGCAGGAGTACAGAGACAGTGTGCTGGCCGCCCGCGAAGCCTTTGCGGGGCGGCTGGAAGTGCGGCTGGGGCTGGAGGCCGACTATCATCCCGGCACCGAACGCTTTGTGGAAGGCGTGCTGGAGGCGCACACTTGGGATTACGTGATCGGCAGCGTGCATTACATCGGCGCGTGGGGCTTCGACAATCCGGAGTTTGTGGCCGAGTACGACGCCCGCGACTTGGGCAGTATTTACCGCCACTACTACACGCTGATAGAAGGCGCGGCCCGCACGGGGCTGTTTGACGCGCTGGGGCACTTGGATTTGCCCAAAAAATTCGGGCACCGTGACCCCGACGGGTATGCGGCCCTGCACGCGCTGGACGTGGTGGCCGAGCGCGGCTTGAGCCTCGATTTCAATACGGCAGGTTGGAGAAAACCCGTGCGCGAAGCCTACCCGGCCCCCGATCTGACCCGCGCCGCCGCAGACCGGGGCATCGGCTTCGTGCTGGGCAGCGACGCGCACAGGCCGCAGGAAGTCGGCTCCCGCTTTACCGACGCCCTCAAGCAGATTCATGATGTGGGGGGCCGCGTGGTGAACTACGCGGGAAGGGTGCGACATGGCTAA
- a CDS encoding ABC transporter ATP-binding protein produces the protein MTTASRATGTINTGTPLLSIENMSVNYGAIQAVRDLSVVVYEGEVVTLIGANGAGKTTTLRAVSRLLKPVSGRISFMGRDITRLPADEAVKLGIAQSPEGRQVLARQSVQDNLELGGYTRSNAEVKADIDRMYGRFPRLGERRSQMAGTLSGGEQQMLAIARALMSRPKLLLLDEPSLGLAPIIVREIFDIIRELNAQGVTILLVEQNARLAMQSSNRTYVLDAGQLTLQGNSAELVSDERVLQAYLGG, from the coding sequence ATGACCACTGCATCAAGGGCTACGGGAACAATCAACACAGGAACGCCGCTGCTGAGCATCGAGAACATGAGCGTGAACTACGGCGCGATTCAGGCCGTGCGCGACCTGAGCGTCGTGGTCTATGAGGGCGAAGTCGTGACCCTGATCGGGGCCAACGGTGCGGGCAAAACCACGACTCTGCGGGCCGTGTCGCGTTTGCTGAAGCCTGTTTCAGGCCGCATCAGCTTCATGGGCCGCGACATTACCCGCCTGCCCGCCGACGAAGCCGTGAAATTGGGCATCGCGCAGAGTCCGGAAGGGCGGCAAGTGCTGGCCCGCCAGAGCGTGCAGGACAACCTAGAGTTGGGCGGCTACACCCGCAGCAACGCCGAAGTGAAGGCGGACATAGACCGGATGTATGGCCGATTTCCGCGCTTGGGCGAGCGCCGCAGCCAGATGGCAGGCACGCTATCGGGCGGCGAACAGCAGATGCTTGCCATCGCCCGCGCCCTGATGAGCCGTCCCAAACTGCTGCTGCTGGACGAACCCAGTCTCGGCCTCGCGCCCATCATCGTGCGGGAAATCTTCGACATCATCCGGGAACTGAACGCGCAGGGCGTGACCATTTTGCTGGTCGAACAGAATGCGCGGCTGGCGATGCAGAGCAGCAACCGAACCTATGTGCTGGACGCGGGCCAACTGACGTTGCAGGGCAACAGCGCCGAACTGGTCAGCGATGAGCGCGTGTTACAGGCGTACTTGGGCGGCTGA
- a CDS encoding CAP domain-containing protein yields MLQIKAARLTALTLTILGAAALTSCGGSTAPAPQATAPVATAPKAQDAGSQTMSAEEAQVLREVNAARAVARTCGDVAYAATTPVTWNGFLAVAARSHTADMAARNYFAHVTPEGRTIAMRAEAAGYTNWQTLGENIAAGYTVQNVVQGWIDSPGHCKNLMDPKFREMGAGYTYRPGSTYGTYWAQEFGTR; encoded by the coding sequence ATGCTCCAGATCAAAGCTGCTCGCCTGACCGCCCTGACCCTGACCATCCTTGGAGCCGCCGCCCTCACTTCCTGCGGTGGCAGCACGGCCCCCGCGCCTCAGGCCACTGCACCCGTCGCCACCGCCCCCAAAGCGCAGGACGCCGGAAGCCAGACCATGAGCGCCGAGGAAGCGCAGGTGCTGCGCGAAGTGAACGCGGCCCGCGCGGTGGCCCGCACCTGCGGCGACGTGGCGTATGCGGCCACCACGCCTGTCACTTGGAACGGCTTCTTGGCCGTGGCCGCCCGCAGCCACACGGCAGATATGGCCGCCCGCAACTACTTTGCCCACGTGACGCCCGAGGGCCGCACGATTGCCATGCGTGCCGAGGCCGCTGGCTACACGAATTGGCAGACGCTGGGCGAGAACATCGCTGCTGGCTACACGGTTCAGAACGTGGTGCAGGGCTGGATCGACAGCCCCGGCCACTGCAAGAACCTGATGGATCCTAAATTCCGGGAAATGGGTGCGGGCTACACCTACCGCCCCGGCAGCACCTACGGCACCTACTGGGCGCAGGAATTCGGCACCCGCTAA
- a CDS encoding DNA polymerase/3'-5' exonuclease PolX codes for MAEVGVNRKQLANVLKTTADLLELLGQEVFRANAYRSAARSLEALDTDAAELVAAGFAGVPKVGKSIAAELVAYAECGTFAPLEDAASQVPPGVLGLFRVRGLGPKKIRALWDAGTDSLESLREAAHNGQLAALKGFGAKSAAAILAAVDFALAAQERQHLSTGLDVAEALAARLHDLGARISGDVRRGLDTVHSARVTVTATPEEVTARVGNWVEALSPVGTKPLLSGRVDGVPVEIAYSTAEARGALDLMMGGGTAYREELRAKAAAKGFDLSGRGLMRGGELVVTPTELDVARELGLTLRPAEYREPEHDLIWQTLPAPAELVTVADLRGMIHTHSTWSDGAASVREMAAAAVKLGHEFLGTGDHSRAAHYANGMSLERLRAHIQEVRELQAAGVPVIAGAEVDILDDGSLDYPDDELAALDYVVGSVHSLFTMDAARQTERLVRAASHPLITVLGHPTGRLLLRRPGYAMDLDAVLGACEANGTVVEINANAYRLDLDWRDVLRWRERLTFAINTDAHVPGGLADTRYGVAVARKAGLTPAQVVNTLGQADFLAFVARQRAARAS; via the coding sequence ATGGCCGAAGTCGGAGTGAACCGCAAGCAACTGGCGAACGTACTGAAAACCACAGCCGATCTGCTAGAGCTGCTGGGCCAAGAAGTGTTCCGGGCCAACGCCTACCGGAGCGCGGCCCGCAGCCTAGAGGCGCTGGACACCGACGCCGCCGAGCTGGTGGCCGCTGGCTTCGCAGGTGTGCCGAAAGTGGGCAAAAGTATTGCCGCCGAACTGGTGGCCTACGCCGAGTGCGGCACCTTTGCACCGCTGGAGGACGCCGCCAGTCAGGTTCCGCCGGGAGTGCTGGGTCTGTTCCGGGTGCGGGGGCTGGGGCCGAAGAAGATTCGCGCCCTCTGGGACGCCGGAACCGACTCGCTGGAAAGCTTGCGGGAAGCGGCGCACAACGGGCAACTCGCGGCTCTGAAAGGCTTTGGGGCCAAAAGTGCCGCCGCGATTCTGGCGGCGGTGGATTTTGCATTGGCCGCACAGGAACGCCAGCACCTCAGCACCGGGCTGGATGTGGCCGAGGCGTTGGCTGCCCGCCTGCACGACTTGGGCGCCCGCATATCCGGCGACGTGCGGCGCGGGCTAGATACGGTTCACAGCGCCCGCGTAACCGTCACCGCCACGCCCGAAGAAGTGACGGCGCGGGTGGGCAACTGGGTGGAAGCCCTCTCCCCCGTTGGCACCAAGCCGCTGTTGAGTGGGCGGGTAGACGGCGTGCCTGTAGAAATCGCCTATAGCACCGCCGAGGCACGCGGCGCACTGGATCTGATGATGGGCGGCGGCACGGCGTACCGGGAAGAACTGCGGGCCAAGGCTGCTGCCAAAGGCTTCGATCTCAGTGGGCGGGGGCTGATGCGCGGTGGTGAGTTGGTTGTCACGCCTACAGAATTGGACGTAGCCCGCGAATTGGGCCTGACCCTGCGGCCTGCCGAGTACCGCGAACCCGAACACGACCTGATCTGGCAAACGCTGCCTGCCCCCGCTGAACTGGTCACGGTGGCCGACTTGCGGGGCATGATCCACACCCATTCCACTTGGTCAGACGGGGCCGCCTCGGTGCGCGAGATGGCGGCGGCAGCGGTGAAGCTGGGCCACGAGTTTTTGGGCACAGGTGACCACTCGCGGGCGGCGCACTACGCGAACGGCATGAGCCTAGAGCGGCTGCGGGCGCACATTCAGGAGGTGCGCGAGTTGCAGGCGGCGGGCGTCCCCGTGATCGCCGGGGCGGAAGTGGACATTCTGGACGACGGCTCGCTGGACTACCCCGATGATGAGTTGGCGGCGCTGGATTACGTGGTAGGCAGCGTGCACAGCCTGTTTACGATGGACGCGGCGCGGCAAACCGAACGGCTGGTGCGGGCCGCCTCTCACCCCCTGATTACGGTGCTGGGCCACCCCACAGGCCGCCTGCTGCTGCGCCGTCCGGGGTACGCGATGGATCTGGATGCTGTGCTGGGCGCGTGTGAGGCCAACGGCACAGTCGTCGAAATCAATGCCAACGCCTACCGCCTCGATCTGGACTGGCGCGACGTGCTGCGCTGGCGGGAGCGCCTGACGTTTGCCATCAATACCGACGCACACGTTCCCGGCGGCTTGGCCGACACCCGCTACGGCGTGGCAGTAGCCCGCAAAGCTGGACTGACTCCGGCACAGGTGGTCAATACGCTGGGGCAGGCCGACTTCTTGGCTTTCGTGGCTCGGCAGCGGGCGGCGCGGGCTTCATGA
- a CDS encoding glutaredoxin family protein has translation MTFYSRPGCHLCEQAQAHLLALDYRFTEVDITGDAELERLYGHDIPVLAAGNRVLIKGVFGKGRLSTLKLLLVREARERQSG, from the coding sequence TTGACCTTCTACAGCCGCCCCGGTTGCCACCTCTGCGAGCAGGCGCAGGCGCATCTGCTGGCGCTGGACTACCGTTTCACGGAAGTGGATATTACCGGGGATGCGGAACTGGAACGCCTGTACGGGCACGATATTCCCGTGCTGGCCGCTGGAAACCGGGTGCTGATCAAAGGCGTGTTCGGCAAAGGCCGCCTGAGTACATTGAAGCTGCTGCTGGTGCGGGAAGCGCGGGAGAGGCAGTCGGGCTGA
- a CDS encoding MBL fold metallo-hydrolase: protein MLKVDVLGRPAEDNALWATLDAGQGQTRLLLDCGAGTLDAVPFSQLQAVDAVLFSHLHMDHVGGFDTLFRAIFDRPAAATAGNQVWGPPGTARILSHRFRGYWWNHAPELSGVWHVHDVHHNHIHSYRFEANEAFEVAHDEGQQAHDGLILNTPQFSVEALPLHHHGVSLGYVVREAGRVTVNTGKLAELGLKPGAWLAQLKAGAEGMLDVNGVPHDAAALKAQLLEQTPGQSFAYLTDFVLTPAEQERLAPKLAGVQTLYLEAQYLPEDAPLAERHQHTTVEQGAALAAAVGVEQLVLLHLSRRYRPERWPEFLAAARAIFPATDFPAGWLRDAAEES from the coding sequence ATGTTGAAGGTTGATGTATTGGGCCGCCCCGCCGAAGACAATGCGCTGTGGGCCACGCTGGACGCTGGGCAGGGCCAAACCCGCTTGCTGCTGGACTGCGGTGCGGGCACGCTGGACGCCGTGCCGTTCAGCCAGCTTCAAGCCGTAGACGCCGTGCTGTTTTCGCATCTGCACATGGATCATGTGGGCGGATTCGACACGCTGTTTCGGGCCATTTTCGATCGTCCAGCGGCGGCCACAGCGGGGAATCAGGTGTGGGGGCCACCGGGAACGGCCCGCATTCTGTCTCACCGCTTCCGGGGCTACTGGTGGAACCATGCCCCCGAACTGAGCGGCGTGTGGCACGTTCACGATGTCCACCATAACCACATTCACTCCTACCGCTTCGAGGCCAACGAAGCGTTTGAGGTCGCCCACGACGAGGGCCAGCAGGCGCACGACGGCCTGATCCTGAATACGCCGCAGTTCAGCGTGGAAGCCTTGCCCCTGCACCATCACGGCGTCAGCCTCGGCTACGTGGTGCGCGAGGCGGGCCGGGTCACGGTGAACACGGGCAAACTGGCCGAACTGGGCCTGAAACCGGGCGCGTGGCTGGCGCAGCTTAAGGCGGGGGCGGAGGGGATGCTAGATGTGAATGGCGTGCCACACGACGCCGCCGCCCTCAAAGCGCAGTTACTGGAGCAGACGCCGGGGCAAAGTTTCGCCTACCTCACCGACTTTGTGCTGACACCCGCCGAACAGGAGCGATTGGCCCCCAAGTTGGCGGGCGTGCAGACGCTGTACTTAGAGGCGCAGTATCTGCCCGAAGACGCGCCGCTGGCCGAGCGGCACCAGCACACCACCGTAGAGCAGGGCGCGGCACTGGCAGCAGCGGTAGGCGTGGAACAATTGGTGTTGCTGCACCTCTCCCGCCGCTACCGCCCGGAGCGTTGGCCCGAATTTCTGGCCGCAGCTCGGGCTATCTTTCCGGCTACTGATTTTCCGGCGGGGTGGCTGAGGGATGCTGCTGAGGAGAGCTAA
- a CDS encoding branched-chain amino acid ABC transporter permease, whose translation MSDFLQSYGFLIVTLIQAGLLGLSLYFPLMAGQLSLASPGFYALGGYVAAIMLTNPAFAGLRDALGNGIFPLTWLAAGLLCALAGVIVGVPALRLRGIYLALATIAFVEILRVVSLNLAITGGAIGIFGIPQAFGFQDRWQYILIFGPLLALVLAFTYMLQKSRVGRAFRAIREDELAADAMGVPPTQYKVLAFVIGAVIAGIVGSMSAPFLNTWNAKQGTFDASIAILAFVLIGGSRSMWGPVVGGALLTAVPELLRFLQDWRLVINGLVLVIASLYLPQGIVGALGKLRKSPPPARPPVAPAPDAKGGTL comes from the coding sequence ATGAGCGACTTTCTGCAAAGCTACGGCTTCCTGATCGTCACGCTGATTCAGGCCGGACTGCTGGGCCTCAGCCTGTATTTTCCGCTGATGGCTGGGCAACTGAGCCTCGCCAGTCCCGGTTTTTATGCGCTGGGCGGGTATGTGGCCGCCATCATGCTCACCAATCCGGCCTTCGCGGGCCTGCGTGACGCGCTGGGCAACGGCATATTTCCGCTGACTTGGCTGGCGGCGGGCCTGCTGTGTGCTCTCGCGGGCGTGATCGTGGGCGTTCCGGCACTGCGGTTACGTGGTATTTACTTGGCGCTCGCCACCATCGCGTTTGTGGAAATCCTGCGCGTTGTGTCGCTGAATTTGGCTATTACGGGCGGGGCCATCGGCATTTTCGGCATTCCGCAAGCCTTCGGATTCCAAGACCGCTGGCAATACATTCTCATTTTTGGGCCGCTGCTAGCGCTGGTGCTGGCCTTCACCTACATGCTGCAAAAATCGCGTGTAGGCCGCGCCTTCCGTGCCATTCGGGAAGACGAGCTGGCTGCCGACGCGATGGGTGTACCGCCGACCCAATACAAGGTGCTGGCCTTCGTCATCGGGGCCGTGATCGCGGGCATCGTGGGGTCTATGAGTGCGCCGTTCCTGAACACGTGGAATGCCAAACAGGGCACCTTCGACGCCTCGATTGCCATCCTCGCCTTCGTGCTGATCGGCGGTTCGCGCAGTATGTGGGGGCCAGTGGTGGGCGGCGCACTCCTGACTGCCGTGCCGGAACTGCTGCGCTTCTTGCAAGACTGGCGCTTGGTCATCAACGGCCTCGTGTTGGTCATCGCCAGCTTGTATCTGCCCCAAGGCATCGTGGGCGCACTGGGCAAACTCCGCAAATCGCCGCCTCCGGCCCGCCCGCCAGTAGCCCCAGCGCCGGACGCAAAAGGGGGCACGCTATGA
- a CDS encoding ABC transporter ATP-binding protein codes for MTAAVPQPTSRTVLEARNMTRRFGGLIAVNDVSFDVREGEIFGLIGPNGAGKTTLFNLMTGLTPPSSGTLMYEGRPVLGLAPHRVAALGMSRTFQNIRLFKALSALENVKIAQHTRTHAGLWRGIFGANRAEEAQVERRAWELLDLVGLSDRAGEEAGNFSYGDQRRLEIARALATEPRVLLLDEPAAGMNTSEKGSLTAFIREVRDRFDLTVMVIEHHVPLVMNLCDRVAVLNFGQLIAMGDPASVQRDPKVIEAYLGGE; via the coding sequence ATGACTGCTGCCGTGCCTCAACCCACATCTAGAACCGTGCTGGAAGCCCGCAACATGACCCGGCGCTTCGGCGGCCTGATTGCGGTCAACGACGTGAGTTTCGACGTGCGCGAGGGCGAAATTTTCGGACTGATCGGGCCGAACGGGGCGGGCAAAACCACCCTGTTTAACTTGATGACGGGCCTGACGCCGCCCAGCAGCGGGACTTTAATGTATGAGGGCCGCCCCGTGTTGGGCCTCGCGCCGCACCGGGTGGCCGCGCTGGGCATGAGCCGCACCTTTCAGAATATCCGGCTGTTCAAGGCGCTCTCGGCACTGGAAAACGTGAAAATCGCGCAGCATACCCGCACTCACGCGGGGCTGTGGCGCGGCATTTTCGGGGCCAACCGCGCCGAGGAAGCGCAGGTGGAGCGGCGAGCGTGGGAGTTGCTGGATTTGGTGGGCCTGTCTGACCGGGCCGGAGAGGAAGCCGGAAACTTCAGCTACGGCGACCAAAGACGTCTAGAAATCGCCCGCGCACTCGCCACCGAACCCCGCGTGCTGCTGCTGGACGAACCCGCCGCCGGAATGAACACCTCGGAAAAGGGCAGTCTGACCGCCTTTATTCGGGAGGTGCGTGACCGCTTCGACCTGACCGTGATGGTCATCGAACACCATGTGCCGCTGGTGATGAACCTGTGTGACCGCGTGGCCGTGCTGAACTTTGGGCAACTGATCGCGATGGGCGACCCGGCCAGCGTGCAGCGTGATCCCAAGGTCATCGAAGCGTATTTGGGGGGAGAATGA
- a CDS encoding branched-chain amino acid ABC transporter permease, which translates to MELSSFVQNLMNGLAIGSVYAIFALGYTLVFSILGIINFAHGAVFTLGAYFTYTLAVGQFENNGLLKGINIFPDGSPFSGSAVMFGLATILGACAAGAVAVLIERLAFRPMRSRGADPLLALVSSLGVALVIVNLIQLLVGAEIYNFPSDAYGEVRPALSFQIGDKVVIIRTVQLIIFAVSLVMLAVLGYVIGRTKVGKALRAVAESPSTASLLGISVDRFILITFFLSGFLGGLAGTLVGTAFGVAGPYFGVVYGLKGLAVIVLGGLGSIPGAVAGGLVIGLAEAFVPAEYSAYKDAVAFALLFVILLVRPQGLLGRNLIQKV; encoded by the coding sequence ATGGAACTGAGTTCATTTGTACAAAACCTGATGAACGGGCTGGCGATTGGCAGTGTCTATGCCATTTTCGCACTGGGCTATACGTTGGTCTTTTCTATCTTGGGCATCATCAACTTTGCACACGGGGCCGTGTTTACTCTGGGCGCGTACTTTACCTATACATTGGCGGTGGGCCAGTTCGAAAACAACGGGTTGCTTAAAGGGATCAACATTTTCCCAGACGGCTCGCCTTTTTCGGGCAGCGCAGTGATGTTCGGGCTGGCGACGATTCTGGGCGCGTGTGCGGCGGGGGCGGTTGCCGTACTGATTGAGCGGCTGGCCTTCCGGCCCATGCGCTCACGCGGCGCTGATCCGCTGTTGGCGTTGGTCAGCAGCCTCGGTGTGGCCCTGGTCATCGTGAACCTGATTCAATTGCTGGTGGGCGCGGAAATCTACAACTTTCCCTCCGACGCTTACGGTGAGGTTCGGCCCGCGCTGAGTTTCCAGATCGGTGACAAGGTGGTCATCATCCGCACCGTGCAACTGATCATCTTTGCCGTCAGTTTGGTGATGTTGGCCGTGCTGGGATACGTGATCGGGCGCACCAAAGTCGGCAAGGCGCTGCGGGCGGTGGCCGAAAGCCCCAGCACCGCGAGTCTGCTGGGCATCAGCGTAGACCGCTTTATTCTGATCACCTTCTTCCTGTCGGGCTTTTTGGGCGGGCTGGCGGGGACGTTGGTGGGCACGGCGTTTGGTGTGGCCGGGCCGTATTTCGGCGTGGTGTACGGCCTGAAGGGACTGGCCGTGATCGTGCTGGGCGGGCTGGGCAGCATTCCGGGTGCAGTCGCGGGCGGATTGGTCATCGGGCTGGCCGAAGCGTTCGTACCCGCCGAATACAGCGCCTACAAAGACGCGGTGGCCTTTGCCCTGCTGTTCGTCATTTTGCTGGTGCGCCCACAAGGACTGCTGGGCCGCAACCTGATTCAGAAGGTGTAA